In the genome of Thermoanaerobacterales bacterium, the window CCCTGGGCGTGGGACTGCGGGTGTTCGGCCGGGACGCCATCCGGAGCGTCGACAGGCTGTTCGGCGAGTCGCGTTGCGCCCGCAAGTATTTTGACGTGGGGGGAGTTGCTGAACCATGTGCCTTTCTGGCCGCCCGCAACGGCCGGATTATCCTGCCGCGCCTGGTGGCGGGCCAGGTGACGGTGGCCTTGGCCGAGGATCGCTTGTGGTCGCCGGGATCGGACCGGGAGACGCCGGACACCTGACGCCTGCCGCCCGCGCCGCCTTGTCGGCAGCCGAAGTGGTGGCCGGCTACCCCCTTTACCTCGACCTCGTCCGGGAGCACCTGGCGGGGAAAGAACTGATCAAGAGCGGAATGCGCCGGGAGGTCGAGCGGGTCCGGGAGGCCATCGCCGCCGCCCTGGAAGGCCGCCGGGTATGCCTGGTTTCGAGCGGGGATGCCGGGGTCTACGGGCTGGCCGGCCTTGTCCTTGAGGAACTTGCCCGCCGCGACCTGGTGCTCCCCTTCAGGGTCGTCCCGGGGGTAACGGCCGGCCTTGCTGCTGCAGCGCTCCTGGGGGCGCCGCTGGCCCACGACCATGCCGTGATCTCCCTTTCCGACCTCCTCACCCCTGTCGGCCTCATCAAAAGGAGGGTGCGGGCGGCTGCCGAGGCCGACTTTGTCCTTGCCCTGTACAACGTCCGTTCGCGGACGCGCGTCGAGCCGTTTGCGGCGGCCCTGGACATCCTGCGTGAAACGCGACCGCCGGAGACGCCGGTGGGCATCGTCCGCAACGCCTTCCGGGAGGGACAGGGGAGGCGCGTCGTCACGCTCGCCGAACTGGATCTCGACGACGCCGATATGTTGACGCTGCTCATCGTGGGCAACACGCGGACCTTCACCTGGCGCGGGTTTATGATTACGCCCCGCGGCTACTTAAACAGGGGAGACCATGATGATTAAGGTGCCGCGCCTGCTCGTGGCCGCGCCCTCGAGCGGGCAGGGGAAGACGACCCTGACCCTGGGCCTGCTTCGGGCCTTGAGGCGGCGGGGTTTGGCGGTGCAGCCCTTCAAGGTGGGCCCCGACTATATCGATCCGGGCCACCACGCCGGGGCTGCCGGGCGCGCGTCGCGGAACCTGGACACCTGGCTTATCGGGGCCGAGGCCTCGAACGAGCTGTTCCAACGGGCTGTCGCGGGAGCGGACATAGCGGTCCTGGAAGGGGTAATGGGCCTGTACGACGGGCTGGGGGACGGCACGACGCGGGCCTCCAGCGCCGAACTGGCCAAGATGCTGCGCACGCCGGTGATCCTCGTTATCGACATCTCCCGGCAGGGAGCCAGCGCGGCGGCTGTTGTCCTGGGCTTTCAGGCTCTCGATCCCGAAGTGAACGTTGCCGGGGTCATCCTCAACCGTGCCGGGTCGGCGCGGCACGCCGCCGTGGTCACCGAAGCCGTTGTGCAATATTGCCGGGTGCCTGTCCTCGGGGCGATTCCCA includes:
- the cobJ gene encoding precorrin-3B C(17)-methyltransferase gives rise to the protein MVAGIGPGDAGHLTPAARAALSAAEVVAGYPLYLDLVREHLAGKELIKSGMRREVERVREAIAAALEGRRVCLVSSGDAGVYGLAGLVLEELARRDLVLPFRVVPGVTAGLAAAALLGAPLAHDHAVISLSDLLTPVGLIKRRVRAAAEADFVLALYNVRSRTRVEPFAAALDILRETRPPETPVGIVRNAFREGQGRRVVTLAELDLDDADMLTLLIVGNTRTFTWRGFMITPRGYLNRGDHDD